The following DNA comes from bacterium.
GGCACATCGATGGTTCGTCGAGCAATACAAAAAAGACATTTCGTGAAAAATGGGTAGCACCATAAAACCCGACAGCCTGTTGCTGATTGTCGACGCAAGGAAACCTGAAAGGGTTCACCTTGTGCCAGCATCGAAAGGAAAGTTCACGACGCAAAACGGCGAGCTTAACCTCGAAGCGCTCGTGGGCAAACCTTTTGGAATAGTCGCGAAAACGCATATGGGCGCTCCATACATAGTCCTTTCGCCAACTCTTTACGATGTGATAATGTACAAGCTTAGAAGGCGGACTCAAATAGTGTATCCCAAGGAATCGGGTTATATTGTGCTTAGATTGGGGCTTAAAAACGGCATGCGTGTTTTCGAGTGTGGCGCTGGCTCAGGTGCGATGACCGTTGTGCTTGCCAATGCTGTTGCGCCCGATGGAGAAGTCGTATCTTACGAACGGGATAAAAAATTTTTGTCAGTTGCCAAGAAGAATGTCACCGAAGCTGGGCTATCGGATTTCGTCAGGTTTCAGCTGG
Coding sequences within:
- a CDS encoding tRNA (adenine-N1)-methyltransferase: MGSTIKPDSLLLIVDARKPERVHLVPASKGKFTTQNGELNLEALVGKPFGIVAKTHMGAPYIVLSPTLYDVIMYKLRRRTQIVYPKESGYIVLRLGLKNGMRVFECGAGSGAMTVVLANAVAPDGEVVSYERDKKFLSVAKKNVTEAGLSDFVRFQLGDIAEGIEGGPYDAAFIDVREPWLYLESIWASLVPGAPLAMVLPTANQIISLLEAFERFAKFACIEVEEILLRRYKPVSQRLRPTDRMVAHTTYIIFARKVAEVPDGGSKV